One stretch of Fictibacillus sp. b24 DNA includes these proteins:
- a CDS encoding mechanosensitive ion channel, which produces MYDYNGVTDSWMAYLGRLPDLLLAILVLLIGWLIASLVAKAVKKALHKTDFDNKVARWMRPDSDGEHVEQTRSSKYSSEEVISKVVFWILMAVAIVMFLNMLSLPYVAQPISNALGVIAAAIPNLLKAALIAAVAWLIASGLSILVKKLGQNTGFERLLHRWKLTRDPSQSDKAVISASKAVFYLTLLLFLPAVLSALGIDAISEPLEGMLTGFFAFLPKLLGAAIILFVGWLVAKIVKEILVNFLQSIGTDRLADKMGAERALEKTSLSQLIGTIVYVFILIPVVISALETLDINGISGPAIGMLGQIMDMIPNIIVAIILVAVGLWLGKWVKKAVTSLLERVGFNGIFHKMGLGSLHKTDRTFTISQIIGYAAQVVVVLLFTIEALQLVNLESLVSILSVVLAYIPMVLTAVLVLGIGFYAGDLVKRVVQSMVKQQAEGKLLGNIAKYTIITLAFFMALDQLGVAKTIVNAAFILILGGFTLAFGLAFGLGGRDAAGRTLNKWGRRMEHTTIGSPDPAEWKDKTSLKDFRTDSSKQQDVSTTTTNLDKPHTIAKDRQFNHLNTPSDEFGINKNDPKRNDF; this is translated from the coding sequence TAAAGTCGCAAGGTGGATGAGACCTGATTCAGATGGGGAACACGTTGAACAAACGAGATCCAGTAAGTATTCTTCTGAAGAAGTTATAAGTAAAGTTGTATTTTGGATTCTTATGGCTGTGGCGATTGTTATGTTCTTAAACATGCTTAGCCTTCCGTATGTAGCTCAGCCGATCTCAAACGCTTTAGGTGTGATTGCAGCAGCGATTCCTAACCTATTAAAAGCAGCACTAATCGCAGCTGTTGCTTGGCTGATCGCATCAGGTTTATCCATACTCGTGAAAAAATTAGGGCAAAACACTGGTTTTGAAAGATTATTGCACCGCTGGAAGCTTACTCGAGATCCAAGTCAATCTGACAAAGCTGTTATCTCAGCTTCAAAAGCAGTATTTTACCTTACCTTACTATTATTCCTGCCTGCTGTATTATCCGCTTTAGGAATTGATGCAATTTCTGAGCCATTAGAAGGCATGCTGACAGGATTCTTCGCTTTCTTGCCAAAACTTCTTGGAGCAGCCATCATTCTTTTTGTTGGATGGCTAGTAGCTAAGATCGTTAAGGAGATTTTGGTAAACTTCCTTCAAAGCATCGGTACAGACCGTTTAGCAGACAAAATGGGTGCTGAGCGCGCTTTAGAGAAAACATCTCTTTCTCAGCTAATTGGAACAATCGTATACGTATTTATCTTAATTCCTGTTGTTATTTCTGCACTCGAAACATTGGACATCAACGGAATTTCTGGACCTGCAATCGGAATGTTAGGTCAAATCATGGACATGATTCCGAATATTATCGTAGCCATCATCCTAGTAGCTGTAGGTTTATGGCTAGGCAAATGGGTGAAAAAAGCAGTTACTTCATTATTAGAACGAGTTGGATTCAATGGTATTTTTCACAAGATGGGTCTAGGATCTCTTCATAAGACAGATCGTACATTTACCATCTCACAAATCATTGGGTATGCCGCTCAGGTTGTTGTCGTATTGCTCTTTACAATTGAAGCACTTCAACTGGTTAATCTTGAAAGTTTAGTTAGTATTCTATCGGTTGTACTAGCCTATATCCCGATGGTGTTAACGGCAGTGTTGGTACTAGGAATCGGATTCTATGCAGGAGACCTTGTAAAACGTGTCGTTCAAAGCATGGTAAAACAACAGGCGGAAGGCAAGCTGCTTGGCAATATTGCAAAGTATACGATTATTACGCTTGCGTTCTTCATGGCTCTGGATCAGCTTGGAGTAGCAAAAACAATCGTAAATGCTGCGTTCATTTTAATCCTAGGTGGATTCACACTTGCTTTTGGTCTTGCTTTTGGACTAGGTGGACGAGATGCAGCTGGTCGTACGCTTAATAAATGGGGAAGACGAATGGAACATACAACGATCGGAAGTCCTGACCCTGCAGAGTGGAAAGATAAGACATCTTTAAAAGATTTCCGTACAGATTCTTCAAAACAACAAGATGTGTCAACAACAACTACAAACCTTGATAAGCCTCATACTATCGCAAAAGACAGACAATTTAATCACTTGAACACACCAAGCGATGAATTTGGCATAAACAAGAATGATCCAAAAAGAAATGATTTTTAA
- a CDS encoding ZIP family metal transporter, with translation MLQAAFWGGIAGSAVLLGCFAALAFHIPKKWTAWVMAFGTGILIGAVSFELLIEAVEQSNLMVAAIGFILGSTIFTVINSILAKKGGHERKKSGDKKTKGVGMTIFFGTLLDAIPESVLIGASLIDHSKVSWLLVVAIFLSNFPEGLSSSIGLLKEGFSKRKIIGMWISVFLISSFAAFLGFVFLEQASVATLSLIGAFAGGAIMAMVSSTMLPEAHEDAGVAVGFITSLGLLSSLVLTHFS, from the coding sequence ATGCTACAGGCCGCTTTTTGGGGAGGAATAGCAGGTTCTGCTGTCCTTTTAGGATGTTTTGCAGCACTCGCTTTTCATATTCCAAAAAAATGGACAGCATGGGTCATGGCTTTTGGTACAGGCATTTTAATAGGAGCTGTTTCCTTCGAACTGTTAATAGAAGCAGTTGAACAAAGCAATTTAATGGTTGCAGCTATTGGGTTTATTCTAGGTTCAACCATCTTTACAGTGATTAATAGTATTCTTGCAAAAAAAGGTGGACACGAAAGGAAAAAATCAGGAGATAAGAAAACAAAAGGTGTAGGCATGACCATCTTTTTTGGTACACTGCTTGATGCCATTCCTGAATCCGTTCTGATAGGAGCAAGCTTGATCGATCATAGTAAAGTAAGCTGGCTGCTTGTTGTTGCCATCTTCTTAAGCAACTTTCCTGAAGGGTTATCCAGCTCAATCGGATTATTAAAAGAAGGTTTTTCGAAACGCAAAATTATCGGTATGTGGATTTCTGTTTTTTTAATATCATCCTTCGCTGCTTTTTTGGGCTTTGTTTTTTTAGAACAGGCATCTGTTGCTACATTATCATTGATCGGTGCCTTTGCGGGTGGAGCCATAATGGCAATGGTATCTTCTACGATGCTTCCGGAAGCACATGAGGATGCTGGTGTAGCTGTTGGATTTATTACATCGCTAGGTCTGTTATCATCATTGGTCCTGACTCATTTTTCTTAA
- the pyrH gene encoding UMP kinase, producing the protein MRYKRVLIKLSGGALAGQQGTGFDHLSLNHIAKEVLSVIEKGIEVAIVVGGGNIFRGNLAEYWGIERVEADQIGTLGTIINSLMLRGVLKSKMNQEVRVLSSVPISAVAEPYIRLRAVHHLNKGYVVIFAGGNGQPYVTTDYPAVQRALEMNCDAILCAKQGVDGVYDSDPNRFKQARKYATLHYDEAIRNNLKVMDQSALILARDHGLPIHLFDFNQEGSFLKICTGEDVGTFISHNIETALV; encoded by the coding sequence ATGCGTTATAAACGAGTACTTATTAAACTAAGTGGCGGAGCTCTGGCGGGTCAGCAAGGAACAGGGTTTGATCATCTTTCTCTAAATCACATCGCAAAAGAAGTTTTGTCCGTAATTGAAAAAGGTATTGAAGTGGCTATCGTGGTGGGCGGAGGTAATATTTTCAGAGGCAATCTAGCAGAGTATTGGGGAATTGAAAGGGTAGAAGCTGACCAGATTGGAACGTTAGGAACCATAATCAACAGCTTAATGCTTAGAGGCGTCTTAAAAAGTAAAATGAATCAAGAAGTGAGAGTTTTGAGTTCAGTTCCGATCAGTGCAGTAGCAGAGCCGTATATTCGATTAAGAGCAGTTCACCATTTAAACAAAGGGTATGTGGTCATTTTCGCTGGCGGTAATGGCCAGCCTTACGTAACGACCGACTATCCTGCGGTCCAACGAGCACTTGAAATGAATTGTGATGCAATCCTTTGTGCTAAGCAAGGAGTTGATGGGGTGTATGACAGTGATCCTAATCGATTCAAGCAGGCGAGGAAGTACGCAACATTACATTATGACGAAGCCATTCGCAATAACTTAAAAGTGATGGATCAATCTGCTCTCATTTTGGCACGTGATCATGGATTGCCGATTCACCTTTTTGATTTTAACCAAGAAGGCTCTTTCCTCAAGATTTGTACAGGTGAGGATGTTGGTACATTTATCAGTCATAATATTGAAACTGCCCTTGTTTAA
- a CDS encoding spore germination protein, with product MMKWLKKKPKEQSHTIDLSNNTYGNIRELIDNSMESADFIHYPQKTVHHNIFISYYKAMIDGELLHRDVLPYLIHNKDFKSIKDLKDILPIESVTITNDIKEIQNKLLRGFIVVQLGEYDEECAVIRAENFSTNRPVSVSEIEFSVIGPKEAFIENLDSNLYLIRRRLPVPELRFKEIVIGKFSKTRVIIAYLEGVAEQENLNTVMQRIKDIELEIIPDSSYLEQIISDNTKSVFPQLITTERPDRVVAMLNYGQIAILSEGSPQALLGPTGISEYFASPEDYYLSWILGSLFRFIRFISVIFSTFATPLYVAVLTFHYQMIPKDLLAPLISSRVNIPFPPILEVLFLELTIELLREAGARLPTKVGQTLGIVGGIVIGQASVEAGLTSNILLIIVSLSALASFTTPIYKMANTIRILRFPFIFFAALWGGVGIVLAMSFILVHLLRLESFGRPYMQPIYPPRLLDMTDTVFRLPYNRLLKRPISLGTQLPSKDKVKEMRKKKDIDE from the coding sequence ATGATGAAATGGTTAAAAAAGAAACCAAAAGAACAATCACATACTATAGATTTATCCAACAATACATACGGTAATATTAGAGAATTAATTGATAACTCTATGGAATCGGCTGACTTTATCCATTATCCCCAAAAGACTGTCCATCACAATATTTTCATCTCTTATTACAAAGCGATGATCGATGGAGAACTTCTTCATCGTGATGTATTGCCTTACTTGATTCACAATAAGGATTTTAAATCGATAAAAGACTTAAAAGATATTTTGCCGATTGAAAGTGTTACGATCACAAATGATATTAAAGAGATTCAAAACAAACTGCTGCGCGGTTTTATTGTGGTTCAATTAGGTGAATATGACGAAGAATGTGCGGTTATTCGTGCTGAGAACTTTTCAACAAACCGTCCTGTATCTGTTTCCGAAATTGAGTTCTCCGTTATCGGACCGAAAGAAGCATTTATCGAGAACTTGGACAGCAACTTGTATTTAATCAGAAGAAGACTGCCCGTTCCAGAGCTGCGTTTTAAAGAGATCGTGATCGGGAAATTTTCAAAAACGCGTGTTATTATCGCTTACCTAGAAGGTGTAGCAGAACAAGAGAATCTCAACACGGTCATGCAGAGGATTAAAGATATTGAACTAGAGATCATTCCAGACAGTTCCTATTTGGAACAGATCATATCTGATAACACCAAGTCTGTATTTCCCCAGTTGATCACAACAGAACGGCCAGACCGGGTGGTAGCCATGTTGAACTATGGACAGATCGCTATTCTTTCTGAAGGTTCTCCACAAGCTCTTTTAGGACCAACAGGTATTTCTGAATATTTTGCTTCACCAGAAGACTATTATTTATCTTGGATACTAGGCTCACTCTTCAGATTCATTCGCTTTATATCTGTAATTTTCTCAACGTTTGCTACGCCTCTTTATGTAGCTGTTCTAACGTTTCACTATCAGATGATTCCAAAAGATTTGCTGGCTCCACTAATTTCATCCCGTGTAAATATTCCGTTTCCTCCCATATTAGAAGTTTTATTTTTAGAATTAACGATAGAACTTCTGCGAGAAGCTGGCGCAAGGCTTCCGACAAAAGTTGGTCAAACACTTGGAATTGTAGGCGGAATTGTTATTGGACAGGCATCTGTTGAAGCAGGATTAACAAGTAACATTTTGTTAATCATCGTTTCGTTATCAGCCCTTGCTTCGTTTACGACACCTATATATAAAATGGCTAATACAATCCGGATTCTGCGTTTCCCTTTCATCTTTTTTGCTGCATTATGGGGCGGGGTGGGTATCGTACTGGCTATGTCTTTTATCTTAGTCCATCTATTACGTTTAGAGTCATTTGGAAGACCTTATATGCAGCCAATCTATCCACCGAGGCTGCTTGATATGACGGATACTGTTTTCAGGCTTCCTTACAATCGATTATTAAAACGCCCTATCTCATTAGGAACGCAGCTTCCATCGAAAGATAAAGTAAAAGAAATGAGAAAGAAGAAGGACATAGACGAATGA
- a CDS encoding Ger(x)C family spore germination protein, producing MIKSGRILFLLSLLLLLAGCVPKQIIDEVQLIHSIGFDELPDENIKGTITYPIFNPDGNVRVETLTAVSHTSRFIRSKLNTQSPKTLTTGQLRVVLFNDRFAENGVLEIVNSLYRDPNVGNRLYLAVVNGSTHKLLTSNYTAAPLPSMYITDMLEQNISTENLPRTNLHVFLYSYYGEGIDPFLPIIKSRNKAIELEGVALFRGDNYVGKLDHRESFAFKVLLEGSKTGHYEVEVKQGKRKGHAVVRNIKGTTTYKVKKINGVPQFDVKMKILGELHEYPHWLNLEEASNIALIEKTLKKQLQGEAKTIIKKFQRLKVDPLGFGDQVRRREKGWDYKEFQKQYPDIKINVTTEVEVVESGVIE from the coding sequence ATGATCAAAAGTGGCAGAATTCTTTTTTTACTCTCACTATTGCTGCTATTGGCTGGCTGCGTACCTAAACAGATCATTGACGAGGTGCAGCTGATACATTCGATCGGCTTTGATGAGCTGCCGGATGAAAATATTAAAGGAACCATAACGTATCCAATCTTTAATCCAGATGGCAATGTCCGCGTTGAAACTCTAACTGCCGTTTCTCATACAAGCCGGTTTATTCGTTCAAAACTGAATACTCAATCACCTAAGACACTAACTACTGGCCAGCTGCGTGTCGTACTTTTTAATGACAGATTTGCAGAGAATGGCGTCTTGGAAATTGTTAATTCTCTTTATCGAGATCCGAACGTAGGAAACCGATTATACCTAGCAGTTGTAAATGGAAGTACGCACAAACTGTTGACCTCAAACTACACGGCAGCACCTTTGCCGTCCATGTACATTACAGATATGCTTGAACAAAATATTAGTACTGAGAATTTACCAAGAACTAACCTGCATGTGTTCCTCTATAGCTATTATGGTGAAGGAATTGACCCTTTTTTGCCCATCATCAAATCACGAAATAAAGCGATTGAATTAGAAGGCGTAGCTCTCTTTAGAGGAGATAATTATGTAGGAAAACTAGATCATAGGGAGTCATTTGCGTTTAAAGTACTTTTAGAGGGGTCCAAAACGGGACACTATGAGGTGGAGGTCAAACAGGGGAAAAGAAAAGGCCATGCCGTTGTTCGCAACATTAAAGGAACAACAACCTACAAAGTAAAAAAAATAAATGGTGTGCCTCAATTTGACGTTAAGATGAAGATTCTTGGAGAATTACATGAGTACCCACACTGGTTGAATCTAGAGGAAGCCTCTAATATAGCTTTAATCGAGAAAACATTAAAAAAACAATTACAAGGTGAAGCAAAGACGATCATTAAAAAGTTCCAACGCTTAAAAGTCGATCCTCTTGGGTTTGGAGATCAAGTAAGAAGACGTGAAAAAGGATGGGATTATAAAGAATTCCAAAAACAATATCCTGATATAAAGATTAATGTCACAACAGAAGTTGAGGTTGTCGAATCGGGTGTCATAGAATAA
- a CDS encoding copper resistance D family protein has protein sequence MFIVAKAMLYLCFAILMGAFILYAVPHTKRPEIHLSKKVIIFLIALIPLFGMGELVRLTMYLGEDLGYWVTFQNIVFSFEVGKGWLFLTGISVLLFFMVSFNDIQEDRFFSGLALFLLAGMGISVGYSSHAASLESLGFLAHTLHFLAVITWTGVLLVTGFFSRGEGPGLSFYKWFTPMALFCLFTVIGAGLWLMSYIVPEYVNGYLLDYGQALLIKHILLFIIVLYSLINGVWLKKKIKTGTSAASLLKWIKAEGIVLFLAFVTTAVMSQQTPPHDVAETLQMQAPSKLFTFITGLNPGENPALTFDFSMISIVWLAFAALLISAIFISIKRNRSIALVVTASILAASAIYLAVMSSLSL, from the coding sequence ATGTTTATTGTTGCTAAGGCGATGCTATATTTATGTTTTGCTATTCTAATGGGAGCATTCATTTTATATGCTGTTCCACATACAAAGCGTCCAGAGATTCACCTTTCAAAAAAGGTGATTATATTTCTGATCGCTTTAATACCACTCTTCGGAATGGGTGAACTTGTAAGGCTCACTATGTATTTAGGAGAAGATTTAGGGTATTGGGTTACTTTCCAAAACATTGTTTTTAGTTTTGAAGTAGGAAAGGGATGGCTGTTTTTAACGGGAATATCGGTGTTATTATTTTTTATGGTTTCATTTAATGATATACAAGAAGACAGGTTCTTTTCAGGACTTGCTTTGTTTTTACTAGCAGGAATGGGTATTTCAGTGGGTTATTCGAGTCATGCTGCAAGCTTAGAGTCTTTAGGATTTTTAGCCCATACACTTCATTTTCTGGCTGTGATTACATGGACTGGTGTATTGCTGGTGACCGGTTTCTTCAGTAGAGGCGAAGGTCCTGGTTTGTCATTTTACAAATGGTTTACACCAATGGCACTTTTCTGTTTGTTCACAGTTATTGGTGCAGGACTTTGGTTAATGTCTTATATCGTGCCTGAATATGTGAACGGATATTTGCTGGACTATGGTCAAGCGTTATTGATCAAGCATATTCTCTTGTTTATTATCGTGCTTTATAGCTTGATCAATGGTGTCTGGTTAAAGAAAAAAATAAAAACAGGTACAAGTGCTGCTTCATTATTAAAGTGGATAAAAGCTGAAGGTATTGTATTGTTTTTGGCGTTTGTGACTACTGCTGTTATGAGTCAGCAGACACCTCCTCATGATGTAGCAGAAACGCTGCAAATGCAGGCACCGTCTAAGTTATTTACTTTTATCACAGGATTAAATCCTGGTGAGAACCCAGCACTCACATTCGATTTCTCTATGATAAGCATCGTTTGGCTGGCATTTGCCGCTTTGCTTATTTCGGCTATTTTTATCAGCATTAAAAGAAACAGAAGCATTGCGCTAGTTGTTACAGCTTCAATTCTAGCCGCGAGTGCGATTTATTTAGCTGTTATGTCGTCTTTATCTTTATAA
- a CDS encoding proline dehydrogenase, with amino-acid sequence MEQLMRNFFLFLAKNKSLTNLAKRYGLRFGAGRFVAGATLESSISAIKRLNDKGMPVTIDHLGEFVDNEREAAEMTEHCIQAIKAISKEKLDSQLSLKMTSMGLDISDELVLSNMRKIMDAAQKHNVFITIDMEDYSRCEKTLEIFKLLKSEYDNISTVIQAYLYRSLEDVQILDEYHPNLRLVKGAYKEPQTVAYPEKSDVDNNFKKLIETHLLNGNYTAIATHDDEIIQYTKDLVEKHNIPYDQFEFQMLYGIRVERQDQLMQEGYKMRIYVPYGNDWYGYFMRRLAERPANVVFVLKGVFGK; translated from the coding sequence TTGGAACAACTTATGCGCAATTTTTTCTTATTTCTTGCTAAAAATAAATCGTTAACAAACCTTGCAAAAAGATACGGTCTTCGTTTCGGTGCAGGTCGTTTCGTAGCAGGAGCAACACTTGAAAGCTCTATTTCTGCTATTAAGCGATTGAATGATAAAGGAATGCCAGTAACGATTGACCATCTTGGTGAATTTGTTGACAACGAACGAGAAGCTGCAGAAATGACTGAGCATTGTATTCAAGCAATCAAGGCAATCAGCAAAGAAAAACTTGATTCACAGCTTTCTCTAAAAATGACTTCCATGGGATTAGATATTAGTGATGAACTAGTGCTAAGCAACATGAGAAAAATAATGGATGCGGCACAAAAACATAATGTTTTCATTACGATTGATATGGAAGACTATTCTCGTTGTGAGAAGACATTAGAAATCTTTAAACTACTAAAGAGTGAATATGATAATATTTCAACCGTTATCCAAGCTTATTTGTACCGTTCGTTAGAAGATGTACAAATCTTGGATGAGTACCATCCGAATCTGCGTCTAGTTAAAGGTGCTTACAAGGAACCTCAGACTGTCGCTTACCCAGAGAAAAGCGATGTGGATAATAACTTTAAAAAGTTGATTGAAACACACCTTTTAAATGGTAACTATACAGCAATCGCAACTCATGATGACGAGATCATCCAATATACAAAAGATTTAGTTGAAAAGCACAACATTCCGTACGATCAATTTGAATTCCAAATGTTATATGGAATCCGTGTAGAGCGACAAGATCAATTGATGCAAGAAGGCTACAAAATGCGTATTTATGTGCCATACGGAAACGACTGGTACGGTTATTTCATGAGACGTTTAGCAGAACGCCCAGCGAACGTAGTGTTCGTACTTAAAGGTGTGTTCGGTAAATAA
- a CDS encoding 3-hydroxyacyl-CoA dehydrogenase/enoyl-CoA hydratase family protein yields the protein MSREIRKAAVLGSGVMGSGIAAHLANVGIPTLLLDIVPPSLSEEEKANGITEDHPAFRNKFTLSATQKLLKQKPAPLAVKENLELISIGNLTDDLEKLKDVDWIIEVVVERLDVKQKLFEKVDQYRKPGSIITSNTSGISIRAMAEGRSEDFKANFLGTHFFNPPRYLKLLEIIPTEDTKPEVVQFMRNFGENVLGKGVVEAKDTPNFIANRIGTYGLMVTMQEMLKQGYSVGEVDSVTGPLIGRPKSATFRTLDVVGLDTFLHVARNVYEQVDGKEKEVFEIPDFLNEMVDKGWTGSKTGQGFYLKQRSKAGSEILELDPATLEYKPRSKMKTATLEAAKQMKTTNQKVKALLYSDDRAGKLLWDIIKPVLLYSAEKCYEIADDLVAIDQAMKWGFGWEHGPFEIWDAIGLPESVERMKAEGETIPVWVEELLQSEKTSFYTKTEGDKSYYHHGRYLPVEENKKVVHLSRLKEKGNVITKNGGATLIDLGDDVAGLEFTSPNNAIGPEIIMMLHQAIDEVEKNYKGLVIGNQGKNFCVGANLMLILMEAQDDNFFELDMMVRQFQQAMARVRYSARPVVAANFGMTLGGGVEVSLPAARLQMSSETYMGLVETGVGLIPGGGGNKELYLRLLEQLPEGSKGDLQKVANQAFETIAMAKVSTSAQEARKLGFLRKEDSISVNGDHLLHDAKTQVLALAELGYTPPVKKKIPVVGEAGYATLALGAQTMHFSQYISEHDLKIAKKLAFVLAGGRVPEGTLVDEQYLLDLEREAFLSLAGEPKSQARMQHMLVKGKPLRN from the coding sequence TTGTCTCGTGAAATCCGAAAAGCTGCCGTTCTGGGTTCTGGTGTAATGGGATCAGGCATAGCCGCTCACCTAGCAAACGTCGGAATACCAACATTACTATTGGATATTGTACCGCCTTCTTTAAGTGAAGAGGAAAAAGCAAATGGGATCACTGAAGATCATCCGGCTTTCAGAAACAAATTTACGCTATCTGCTACACAAAAATTGTTAAAACAAAAGCCGGCTCCGCTGGCAGTAAAAGAAAACCTAGAATTGATCTCCATTGGAAACTTAACTGATGATCTTGAAAAACTGAAAGATGTTGACTGGATTATCGAAGTTGTTGTGGAACGTTTAGATGTAAAGCAGAAGTTATTTGAAAAAGTTGATCAATACCGCAAGCCTGGAAGCATCATCACTTCAAATACATCAGGAATCTCCATTCGTGCCATGGCTGAAGGACGATCAGAAGATTTTAAAGCGAATTTCTTAGGCACGCATTTCTTCAATCCGCCAAGATACCTCAAGCTTCTTGAGATCATTCCTACAGAAGATACGAAACCAGAAGTCGTTCAATTTATGCGTAACTTCGGTGAAAACGTACTTGGAAAAGGTGTTGTTGAAGCGAAAGACACACCAAACTTTATCGCGAACCGCATCGGAACATACGGACTGATGGTGACGATGCAAGAAATGCTGAAACAAGGATACAGCGTCGGTGAAGTTGATTCGGTGACAGGTCCACTGATCGGGCGTCCAAAATCAGCTACGTTCAGAACGCTTGATGTTGTTGGTCTTGATACGTTCCTTCACGTAGCACGCAATGTTTACGAACAAGTAGACGGCAAGGAAAAAGAAGTATTTGAAATTCCTGATTTCCTAAATGAAATGGTTGATAAAGGGTGGACAGGAAGTAAGACAGGGCAAGGGTTTTATCTAAAACAAAGAAGTAAAGCAGGCAGTGAGATTCTAGAGCTGGATCCTGCAACATTGGAATACAAGCCCCGCTCAAAAATGAAAACAGCAACACTCGAAGCTGCGAAACAAATGAAAACAACGAACCAAAAAGTGAAAGCGCTTTTATATAGTGACGATCGAGCAGGGAAATTGCTTTGGGACATCATTAAACCGGTTCTTCTGTACTCTGCTGAAAAATGTTATGAAATTGCAGATGATCTTGTTGCGATTGACCAGGCGATGAAATGGGGATTTGGCTGGGAGCACGGTCCATTTGAGATCTGGGATGCAATCGGACTTCCAGAATCAGTAGAACGAATGAAAGCAGAAGGGGAAACAATCCCGGTGTGGGTTGAGGAACTTCTTCAATCAGAGAAGACTTCATTTTACACAAAGACAGAAGGCGATAAATCCTATTACCATCACGGAAGATATCTCCCTGTTGAAGAAAACAAAAAAGTAGTTCACTTAAGCCGCTTAAAAGAAAAAGGAAACGTGATTACGAAGAACGGCGGAGCTACTTTAATCGATCTTGGCGATGATGTTGCAGGTTTGGAGTTCACTTCTCCAAACAACGCGATCGGACCTGAAATCATTATGATGCTTCATCAGGCGATTGATGAGGTTGAAAAGAACTACAAGGGTCTAGTAATCGGGAACCAAGGCAAGAACTTCTGTGTTGGTGCTAACTTAATGCTTATTTTAATGGAAGCACAAGATGACAACTTCTTTGAACTGGATATGATGGTCCGTCAATTCCAGCAAGCGATGGCAAGAGTTCGCTATAGTGCAAGACCTGTTGTTGCAGCGAACTTCGGAATGACACTCGGAGGCGGTGTTGAGGTATCACTTCCTGCGGCAAGATTGCAGATGTCATCTGAAACATACATGGGTCTCGTTGAAACAGGAGTTGGCTTGATTCCAGGCGGAGGCGGAAACAAGGAATTGTATCTTCGTCTTTTAGAGCAGCTGCCAGAAGGTTCGAAAGGTGATCTGCAAAAAGTAGCAAATCAAGCGTTCGAAACGATTGCTATGGCTAAAGTATCAACTTCAGCTCAAGAAGCTAGAAAGTTAGGCTTTTTACGTAAAGAAGACAGCATCTCTGTAAACGGCGATCATCTTTTACATGATGCAAAAACACAAGTACTCGCTCTAGCTGAGCTTGGGTATACACCACCTGTTAAAAAGAAAATCCCAGTTGTAGGTGAAGCGGGCTACGCAACGCTTGCACTAGGTGCTCAAACGATGCATTTCAGTCAATATATTTCAGAGCATGATCTGAAAATCGCTAAAAAATTAGCCTTTGTTCTTGCTGGAGGAAGAGTGCCAGAAGGAACATTGGTAGATGAGCAATATTTGCTTGACCTTGAAAGAGAAGCGTTCCTAAGTCTAGCTGGAGAACCGAAGAGCCAGGCAAGAATGCAGCACATGCTTGTAAAAGGCAAGCCGCTAAGAAACTAA